One genomic segment of Arachis duranensis cultivar V14167 chromosome 4, aradu.V14167.gnm2.J7QH, whole genome shotgun sequence includes these proteins:
- the LOC127746637 gene encoding uncharacterized protein LOC127746637 — MTVKNKYPLPRIDDLMDQLQGARVFSKIDLRSGYHQKRVKEDDIPKTAFRTRYGHYEFAERKLYAKLSKCEFWKEEVKFFGHVVSKGGIVVDPFKVEAVMEWERPMTVTKVRSFLCLAGYYRRFIEGFSWITLSMTKLTRKEVPFVWTSECEESFQTLKQKLTSSHVLILPEPHELFEQDEQKLQQLFQLVGDKRREEITKDDEGLWRYKGRICIPDVGSLRQDLLSEAQGDVATVVSKCLTCQKVKVEHQKPSGMLQPLEIPRWKWEEIVMDFVTGLPRTRLGFDAIWVIVDRLTKSNHFLPIRINCSMEELARLYIKEIVRLHGVPLSIVSDRDPRCTSRFWGAFHRPFGTKLCLSTAYHP; from the exons ATGACAGTGAAGAACAAGTACCCGCTGCCAAGGATAGATGACTTGATGGATCAATTGCAAGGAGCTAGAGTTTTTTCCAAGATTGATTTGAGATCTGGTTACCATCAGAAAAGAGTGAAGGAGGATGATATCCCTAAGACTGCGTTTAGGACACGCTATGGACACTACGAGTTTGCG GAGCGGAAGTTATATGCTAAGTTGTCAAAGTGCGAGTTCTGGAAAGAGGAAGTAAAGTTCTTCGGCCACGTGGTGAGTAAGGGAGGAATAGTTGTAGATCCTTTTAAGGTGGAAGCGGTGATGGAGTGGGAGAGACCGATGACAGTGACGAAAGTCAGAAGCTTTTTGTGTTTAGCTGGATATTACCGAAGATTTATCGAAGGATTTTCCTGGATTACATTATCGATGACAAAATTGACAAGGAAAGAAGTGCCATTCGTGTGGACGTCGGAGTGCGAAGAGAGTTTTCAGACTTTAAAGCAGAAATTAACTTCATCACATGTTCTAATCTTACCGGAACCGCATGAACTATTTGAG CAAGATGAGCAGAAGCTTCAGCAATTGTTTCAACTAGTTGGTGATAAGAGGCGTGAAGAAATCACTAAGGATGATGAAGGGTTATGGAGATACAAGGGAAGAATTTGCATACCGGATGTTGGGAGTTTGAGGCAAGACTTGCTATCAGAGGCTCAA GGTGATGTAGCTACAGTGGTATCCAAGTGTTTGACTTGCCAAAAAGTAAAGGTAGAACACCAGAAACCGTCAGGAATGCTACAACCACTTGAGATTCCTCGGTGGAAGTGGGAAGAAATCGTAATGGATTTTGTGACTGGTTTACCGAGGACTAGGTTAGGATTTGATGCGATTTGGGTGATCGTGGATCGCTTAACCAAATCCAATCATTTTCTGCCTATCAGAATAAATTGTTCTATGGAAGAGTTGGCGAGATTGTACATCAAGGAGATAGTAAGGTTGCATGGTGTACCGTTAAGCATAGTATCGGACCGTGATCCCCGATGCACCTCAAGGTTTTGGGGAGCTTTCCATAGACCTTTTGGAACGAAGCTATGTCTTAGTACCGCGTATCATCCATAG
- the LOC127746638 gene encoding uncharacterized protein LOC127746638, translating to MTRSGCRLVAFKFEDRDFMHDLICLPMVWLEMILGFDWLSKNQVLLDCFKQTIRFMPERENGAVVAMGYYLNSVIVHCSGEECQGYILLAANAMGDAQNLDQIPVVRDFPEVFPEDIPEFPPQREIEFAIELVPRARPVSIALYRMAPIKLAELKTQMEELLNKRFIQPSVSPWGALLLLVKKKYGRMRLCVDY from the coding sequence ATGACTAGGTCAGGTTGTAGACTAGTAGCTTTCAAGTTTGAGGATAGAGACTTTATGCACGATTTGATCTGTTTACCAATGGTGTGGCTGGAGATGATTTTGGGGTTTGATTGGTTGTCGAAGAATCAGGTTTTGTTGGATTGCTTTAAACAGACTATTCGGTTTATGCCAGAAAGAGAGAATGGGGCAGTGGTAGCTATGGGGTATTACCTGAACTCTGTAATAGTGCATTGTAGTGGGGAGGAGTGTCAGGGTTATATTCTGTTGGCTGCTAATGCGATGGGCGATGCCCAGAATTTAGATCAAATCCCAGTGGTTAGAGATTTTCCAGAAGTGTTCCCAGAAGATATCCCGGAGTTCCCACCTCAAAGGGAAATTGAGTTTGCGATTGAATTGGTGCCGAGAGCCAGACCAGTATCAATTGCACTGTATAGAATGGCTCCGATAAAGCTGGCAGAGCTAAAGACTCAGATGGAAGAGCTTCTGAATAAGAGGTTCATTCAACCGAGTGTATCACCGTGGGGAGCGCTACTTTTACTAGTGAAGAAGAAATATGGAAGAATGCGTTTGTGTGTGGATTACTGA